From a single Photobacterium gaetbulicola Gung47 genomic region:
- a CDS encoding hypothetical protein (COG1611), translated as MPLEVLMRVLIFVLMCVVLPAQAAKSVEYYRQIFGPLPCFVLQGIMTDIDSNYHRVSEAKQDDYRNQVIAINQLTFEKKMFSKLSQARWVYAEGMLGQCDEAEIFDVIDQVRIGKISCIPPVLLSHQNWVASDTQHLENWIVGDTAL; from the coding sequence GTGCCTTTGGAGGTACTTATGCGTGTTTTGATTTTTGTATTGATGTGTGTGGTGTTGCCAGCTCAAGCGGCTAAGTCGGTCGAGTACTATCGGCAAATTTTCGGCCCTTTGCCCTGTTTTGTACTGCAAGGGATCATGACAGATATTGACTCAAACTATCATCGAGTCAGTGAGGCCAAACAGGATGATTATCGAAATCAGGTTATCGCTATCAACCAGCTTACCTTTGAAAAGAAGATGTTCTCCAAGCTATCACAAGCTCGTTGGGTTTATGCCGAAGGCATGCTAGGCCAGTGCGATGAAGCTGAGATCTTTGACGTTATAGACCAGGTGCGAATCGGCAAAATTTCATGCATCCCCCCTGTCCTGCTAAGCCATCAAAATTGGGTTGCTTCGGACACTCAGCACTTGGAGAACTGGATAGTCGGAGACACTGCATTATGA
- a CDS encoding hypothetical protein (COG1715) encodes MDIDSIPDWKALENLVVMIQKQLAPDAVVKHNVMLEGVESETKRQIDVLVEQSIGQYTMRIVIDCKDYAKPVDVKGVEEFHGLVQDVKAQKGALVCPSGFTKSALKRAKKLQIDLYRPVSTGNHKWKASVTAPVICDFRNSYMSFGISSSDPKPLMIPQEFYKLSVANEEGTILGSAIETAQQKWDEGLLPSEPGQHEPLSIFGEEKVFIDNGYGDKVNVKLTVRLLVQQNLYLGHLPVEELNGLHDEHTGEIVTNAFTVGGLNPEEVQKSWKAVDDSNTLDFQPLFKIVGYDCYGIGT; translated from the coding sequence GTGGATATAGATAGCATCCCAGATTGGAAAGCACTGGAAAACTTAGTTGTCATGATACAGAAACAACTAGCTCCAGATGCGGTCGTAAAACACAACGTCATGCTTGAGGGCGTTGAAAGCGAAACAAAACGACAAATTGATGTGCTTGTCGAACAAAGTATTGGGCAATATACAATGCGAATTGTCATTGATTGCAAGGACTACGCAAAGCCGGTTGATGTTAAAGGTGTAGAAGAGTTCCATGGTCTGGTTCAAGATGTTAAAGCCCAAAAGGGTGCTCTAGTTTGTCCATCTGGCTTTACTAAATCTGCATTAAAAAGAGCAAAGAAATTACAAATTGATTTATATAGGCCAGTTTCTACTGGAAATCATAAATGGAAAGCTAGTGTAACAGCTCCTGTTATCTGTGACTTTAGAAACTCATACATGTCCTTCGGAATTAGTTCCTCAGACCCTAAACCGCTAATGATTCCTCAAGAATTCTATAAATTGAGTGTTGCAAATGAAGAAGGAACTATATTAGGAAGTGCCATTGAGACTGCTCAACAAAAATGGGATGAAGGGCTACTTCCAAGTGAACCTGGACAGCATGAACCACTATCTATTTTCGGTGAAGAAAAAGTATTTATTGACAATGGTTATGGCGATAAGGTGAACGTTAAACTGACAGTGCGGTTACTTGTTCAACAAAATCTATACCTTGGGCATTTACCTGTCGAAGAACTGAACGGTCTCCATGATGAACACACTGGAGAAATTGTGACAAATGCTTTCACCGTTGGCGGGTTGAACCCAGAAGAAGTGCAGAAGTCATGGAAAGCGGTTGATGATAGCAACACACTAGATTTTCAACCGTTATTCAAAATCGTAGGTTATGACTGCTACGGTATCGGAACTTAA